From Triticum aestivum cultivar Chinese Spring chromosome 4A, IWGSC CS RefSeq v2.1, whole genome shotgun sequence, a single genomic window includes:
- the LOC123081775 gene encoding uncharacterized protein has translation MHHWLITLRDAMSACSPQCNPPTHQTAQQMSSMMAAGSRRMLVPLRPRALSQQRKILAGLAAAFAVTLLSVVLLISSLPAASSPPSRRRHGIHAASTTARGPPAHCGAMSASLGEFGDMMVSMLPRDLAFTAFVASPESFRRVLGLRHNDSAAGLKASDDTYAVVSRVLGFSAVPLRLRSGDVALHGTARLLDLDSVSGLKVHAWRDVDGALVVNGVRSECVDIVRDETVVHVMAGVLMDAEFERSLSLQN, from the coding sequence ATGCACCACTGGCTAATTACACTACGCGACGCAATGTCGGCGTGCAGCCCCCAATGCAATCCCCCCACTCATCAGACAGCACAGCAGATGAGTAGTATGATGGCGGCAGGGAGCAGGAGGATGCTCGTCCCTCTCAGGCCACGGGCGCTCTCGCAGCAACGGAAAATCCTTGCCGGCCTCGCCGCCGCCTTCGCGGTCACCCTACTCTCCGTCGTCCTCCTGATCTCCTCCCTTCCCGCCGCCTCCTCTCCACCATCCCGCCGGCGCCACGGCATCCACGCAGCATCCACGACCGCGCGTGGTCCTCCCGCTCACTGCGGCGCGATGAGCGCGAGCCTGGGGGAGTTCGGCGACATGATGGTGTCCATGCTCCCGAgggacctcgccttcaccgccttCGTGGCCTCGCCGGAGTCGTTCCGCCGCGTCCTCGGGCTGCGGCACAACGACAGCGCTGCGGGGCTGAAGGCCAGCGACGACACCTATGCCGTCGTCTCTCGCGTGCTCGGCTTCTCCGCCGTCCCTCTGCGCCTGCGCTCCGGGGACGTGGCTCTGCACGGGACGGCGCGGCTCCTGGACCTGGACTCCGTGTCCGGGCTGAAGGTGCACGCGTGGAGGGACGTGGACGGGGCTCTCGTCGTCAACGGCGTGCGGTCGGAGTGCGTCGATATCGTCAGGGACGAGACCGTGGTCCATGTCATGGCGGGGGTCCTCATGGACGCCGAGTTCGAGCGATCTCTTTCCCTTCAGAATTAG